TGCGGGTATTGTGGTGACCGGCCTCCTCGAGCGCCTCGCGGATGGCGCCGACACGGCCATCCATCATGTCCGACGGCGCCACCATGTCCGCGCCGGCATCGGCATGGGACAGGGCCTGGCGAACCAGTGCCTCGACGGTAATGTCGTTGAGCACATAGCCATCGTCGTCGATGATGCCGTCCTGCCCGTGGGTAGTGAACGGATCCAATGCGACGTCGGTAATCACGCCCAGTTCCGGGCAAGCCTGTTTGATAGCTCTCACGGCGCGCTGGGCCAGACCATCACGATCCCAGGCCGCGGAGCCGTCCAGATTCTTGATTTCCGGCGGCGTCACAGGGAACAGGGCGATGGCGGGAATACCCAGGCGCACCAGTTCGCGAGCCTCCTCGACCAGCAAATCGATGGTCAGGCGCTCCACGCCCGGCATCGAGGGCACGGCCTCGCGCGCGTTTTCCCCCTCGATAACGAACACCGGGTAGATCAGGTTATCCGTGGTCAGGCGGTTCTCGCGCACCATGCGGCGGGTGAAATCGTCTTTCCGGTTGCGGCGGGGACGGGAAGCGGGGAACACACGTTGGCTCGACGAAAACAAAGCAAGACCTCCTTAGAATGCGGGATACAGTGGAGACGGTACGAATCCTGTTAAGCAACACTGTCGTATCCCGCACTGTTTCAACGCATTATAGCGAGCGTACCCGGGAATTGTGACAGTCTATGAACAACCGCTCAGGAACCGGCGATCCGGATGGCAATTTTCGGTTTTCCGGATGGAAATGTGACAACTGGACTGTAACCTTTGCCCACAGCCCACGTCAGTACGCTAAGGCCGAAAGGTCCCATAACGGACCGGAAGCTCTGTGACGAACGACCGAAACACGGCCGTCACCCGGATTTACTACTCACTCAACCCGCGCAAGGAATAACGCCCGCATGAAAGCTTCCCGGAAAGTCATCCTCCTGGTCGCCATTATCCTCCTGGTCGTCCTGTTCTTCGCTTTCGACCTGGGCCGTTTCTTCAGTCTCGATTACATCGTCGAGCAACGTGACGTCCTTCAGCAGGAGGTGGACCAGCACCCTGGGATCAGCGGCATCATCTTCTTCCTGATCTACGTCGCGGTCACCGGCTTGTCTCTACCCGGAGCGGCGGTAATGACTGTGCTTGGGGGCGCGTTGTTCGGGCTGTTTTTCGGACTCGTGCTGGTGTCCTTTGCAAGCGCGATCGGCGCAACGCTGGCCTTCCTTGCCTCACGGGTATTGTTCCGGGACACGGTCCAGCGACGCTTCGGCGACTCCCTGCGGACCGTGAACAAGGGTGTGGAGCAGGATGGCAGTTTCTATCTGTTCGGACTGCGGCTGGTACCCCTCTTCCCGTTCTTCGTGATCAACCTGGTCATGGGCCTGACACCCATGAAGACGCTGCGGTTCTATTGGGTGAGCCAGCTCGGGATGCTCCCGGGCACTATCGTCTATGTGAACGCCGGCACCCAGCTGGGCCAGGTGGACAGTCTGGGCGGTATCCTCTCACCCCAACTGATCGGCTCTTTCGTGCTGTTGGCGATTTTCCCGATTATCGCACGCTCGATCATGAACCTGATCAAACGTCGGCGCCTACTGAAAAACTATAGTCGGCCCGACGCATTCGACCGCAACCTGATCGTTATCGGTGCCGGGTCCGCGGGATTGGTCACCGCCTATATCGCCGCAGCAACCAAGGCGAGCGTCACCCTGATCGAGAAGCACAAGATGGGCGGCGACTGCCTGAATACCGGCTGCGTGCCCAGCAAGACGCTGATCAAGAGCGCACGCATTGCCCATGACGCCCGACGGGGCGGGCAATTCGGTGTTGAGACCTTGGGGGTAAACGTGGACTTCCCCGCGGTGATGGAGCGCGTGCAGTCGGTCATCAAGACCATCGAGCCCCACGATTCCATCGAGCGTTACACCAGTCTTGGCGTGGACTGCGTGACCGGGGAAGCGCGCATCGTGGACCCTTGGCGAGTGGAGGTTGACGGCAAAACCCTGACCACCCGCAATATCGTGATCGCCACCGGCGCTCGGCCGTTCGTGCCGCCGATCCCGGGCATTGACCTGGTGCCCTACTACACGTCCGACACCGTATGGGAACTTCGCCAGGCACCGAAAAACCTGCTGATCCTCGGCGGCGGGCCGATCGGCTGCGAGCTGGCCCAGGCCTTCGCCCGACTGGATGTACCCGTGGTGCAGATAGACCAGGCGCCACGCATCCTGTCCCGTGAAGACGACGATGCCGCGCAGCTGGTGACCGGTAGCCTGGTCGCCGACGGAGTCGATCTACGGACCGGCGCCCGTGCAGAGCGTTTTGAGAAGGACGGCGATAGCTATCGCCTGATCTACCAGCAGGATGGCGAGGAAAAACAGGTGGAGTTCGACACCCTGCTGCTGGCCGTAGGCCGCAAGGCTAATACCGAGAGCCTTGGCCTGGAGGCGTTGGGTATCGAAACCAACGACAATGGCACGCTCCAGGTGGATGAAACGCTGCAGACCCGGATTCCCGGCATCTATGCCTGTGGCGACGTCGCGGGGCCCTACCAGTTCACCCATGCCGCGGCCCATCAGGCCTGGTATGCGTCGGTCAACAGCCTGTTCGGCAGCTTCAAGACATTCAAGGTGGATTATCGAGTGCTTCCCTGGACGACATTTACCGATCCAGAAGTCGCGCGCGTCGGACTCAACGAACAGGAGGCGAAGGAACAGGGTGTGGCTTTCGAAGTCACCACCTACTCGCTGGATGAACTCGATCGCGCCATTGCCGAGGGCGAAACCGAGGGTTTCGTGAAGGTGCTGACGCCGCCGGGTAAAGATCGCATCCTTGGCGCCACCGTTGTCGGCAACCATGCGGGCGAGTTGATTACCGAATTCATCAGTGCGATGAAACATGGCTACGGACTGAACAAGATCCTTGGCACCATCCACGTCTATCCGACCCTGTCGGAAGCCAACAAGTTTGCGGCGGGCAACTGGAAGAAGGCCCATGCGCCGGAGAGTGCCCTGCGGTGGCTTGAGCGGTTTCACGCTTGGCGCCGGGCCTAGCTGCAGATATGTGAGCCGTCGTTTATAGCCTCAATTGACGGAATCCAGCGCCTGGACGCGAACCTGCTCCTGCTCGCTGAAATACTGGTCGCGCAGGCGCTGAACTTCTGCCTTGCGCTCGGGCTCCGCCAGCCCGGCGCTCTCAAGCGCTGCAAGGTCAGAGCGATACGCCGCCCAGCGGCGCTGCCAGTCTTCCCGCGCCTGCTCCACATCTTCCAGCCGTTGGGCGATCTCTGCCCCGAATGTCGATTCCCGCAGGCGGCTGATATCCGCTTCGGTCGCATTGGGATCATCCTGCAACGCTTCGAGGCGTGCCTGGTAGGTCATGAATTTACGGCTTTCGGCCCGGGCCTCTTGCAGGGACTCCGGCAGCTCGCTCTCGGCGGCAGCCAACTGGGCCTTACGCTCGGCATCGCTCAAGCTCCGGTTGTCCATAATTTCCCTGCGGCGTACCTGGAACCTGTCGATCGCTTCCTCTCGCGCAAAGAAGGCCTCGGCAGCCACTTCGCCCAGGTACTCGCGGCGCAGGTCGCGGATGGCCTGAAGTTGCTGCTCTGCGCTCTGCAAGCTCCCAGCCTCGCCGGCCCGCGTTTCCAGCTCACCCACTGCCAGCTTGTAGTCCAGGTATTGGCCCAGTAGTTCGTTTGCTTCGCTGCGGGCGGGCTCCGGCAGCGCCTCGAGGGCCCGGTCTATCCGAGCCACCAGTTGCGGCAGGGATTCCTCCCCCAACGCTGCCAGGTAGTACTCGAACATTCCTCGCAGAGCCGGGGTGACCATCAGGCGATTGTCCCGGTCTACCTTCAGCCATCCGGACGGCGCTTGGGTACCTTGCAACGAACCCGGCAGTTGCTCGGGCAGACGGGTCTTGTCGACCGTGCCGAGAAGCTGAGACGGTGCCTGTGTAGAACGCTTCGCTGGCAGCTTGGCAGTTGAAGACTCGGGGGCTACCGGCGACTCGGCGGGCACCTCGGGATCCAGCAACCAGGCAGCGCCGGAGATAACAGCTATAATGGCAGCGAAAACGAGAAGATAGCGAAGGATAGGAGGCATGGATACCGCTGGTCCTGTAGCTGGCTTCGCACCATCTTAGCAGTCACAGCGGATATGCGAGGCCGGTCACCGCACAAAACGCGTTACCGGCCTGCAACGCACCACGCAGCTGGATGCACCCACGTGCAATTCCGAGCGCCGTGATGCGGGGTTTCAGACAGAGCGATTGTTGAATCCAGGCTCTGCCCGTCTGGGTGCGTCCGAGCGCAGCGTCGTATCCAGCTCTGTAATCTGGCCACCCTGACTGAGGAACGCTTCAATGTCAGCCTCAAGTTTTGCCCTCACACGGGCACGGCCGGCAATGCTATGGGTATCCTCTGTGTCAGAGCTCCAACTACTACTAGAGCTTTCCAGGTTGCTTTCGTCGAATTCACTCATGGTCCAACCTCCATCAGCGAAAACAGGGCTGCGGTTCGCTCTTATTGAGGCGCTGCCCATGGGCGGCGTCCCTCAAGGGAAAAATCGAACCAGTCTCGGCGTCGGGAGCCAGTCACTGCCGTGCCTTGCGCACTATATAATCCCGATTCGATGCAAACACCATTAACGCAAAAGAACTTTTTGGAAACTTTTTGTATCTTTTTGTAACCGGCTTGTTCGCATCAAAGCCAGGGTGTTGAAAATGCAGGGAAGGCCGGTCCCGACATGGACTGGCGGCAAATTGACACAAGAAATGAATAGTGATTCACTTCTTAACAGGAGAACGAATGGCCTACCGCGAAACGGAGAAAATGCGGCTACGGAAAGCCGAAGTGCGCCAACGTATTCTCAGTTGCGCCCACCAATGCGTCGCTGAAGGCGGTTTCCGCAATGCCCAGATCAATCAGGTGGCCGAGATGGCCGGGGTCGCCACAGGAACTGTCTATCGGCATTTCGAGTCGAAAGCAGAACTGTTTGCCGAAGTCTTCCGCATCGCGACCCAGCGTGAGGTGGACAAGGTGGGCGAGGCCCTTGCCGGCGATGGATCGGCCCCGGAGCGCCTGGAACGGGCGTTACGCCAGTTTGCCGAGCGCGCCCTGCATGGGCCGGTGATGGCGTGGGCGCTGATTGCCGAGCCGGTGGACCCGCAGGTGGAAGGCGAGCGCCTGACTTACCGCCGAGCCTATGCCGAATATTTCGAGCAGGCTATTGGCGAAGGTATCGGGGAAGGCTCGCTACCGGCCCAGGATGCACGCCTGAGCGCCACCTGCCTGGTCGGGGCAATTGCGGAAAGTTTGGTGGGCCCGTTGTCCCCGACACAACAGACACCACAACAAGACAGGCCCGACGCCTTTGACGACAGGCAGATCAAAGCCCTGGTCGAGCCGATCATCGACTTCTGTCTGCAGGGGGTGACCGGCCAACGGAGAAAACTGTCATGAACGCAGCAAACCCGTCCTTTCAGACGCGGAACGATGGCCAGCAGGACGACGCTCAATCCAACACCGCCTCCCAGGGGGTAGAGCGTTACCTCGCCACCACCCATGAGGTGTTCAACCAGCCACCCGTGCTGGAGAACTACAACCTGTTCGAACAGGACCAGGCCCTGCGCGAGGGCACGGCCCGCGAGGGTGCCGAATGGGCGCAGGGCGAGCTTACGGCCTACGGCGAATTGACGGGGCGGGCCGATATTATCGAGCTGGGCTTCCTGGCTAACGAAAACAAGCCGGCGTTCCATACCCATGACCGCTTTGGTCACCGCCAGGACCTGGTGAAGTTCCATCCTGCCTATCACCAGTTGATGGACATGGCCCTGACCCATGGTCTGCATAGCAGCCCCTGGTCCGACCCCGGACAGGGCGCCCATGTCGCCCGGGCGGCCAAGTACTACATGCACTCGCAGGTGGAAGCGGCTCACTGCTGCCCGGTGACCATGACCTTCGCCGCCATGCCGTCGATCCAGAAGCAGCCGGAACTGGCAAAGATCTGGGCGCCGAAGATCACGGCTCGCGCCTATGACCCGCGCAACGTACCGGACAGCCAGAAAACAGCGGTTACCATCGGCATGGCCATGACCGAGAAACAGGGCGGCTCTGACGTACGCGCCAACAGCACCCGCGCTTATCCGCTCGGAAAGGGCGGCCCGGGTGAGGCCTATGAACTGGTCGGCCACAAATGGTTCGTGTCTGCGCCCATGTGCGATGCGTTCCTGGTGCTGGCCCAAGCCCCAGGCGGTCTGTCCTGCTTCCTGATGCCTCGTTGGCGCCCGGACGGCAGCAAGAACCCTTGGCAAGTCCAACGCCTGAAGAACAAGATGGGCAACGTCGCCAACGCATCATCCGAGGCTGAGCTGCGAGGCGCCCTGGCATGGATGGTGGGCGACGAAGGTCGCGGCGTGCCGACCATTATCGAGATGGTCGCAATGACCCGCTTCGACTGCATGATCGGTAGCTCAGCCGGCATGCGTCAGGCCGCCGCCCAGGCCCTGCACCACTGCCGCCACCGGGAAGCCTTTGGCGCCCGCCTGAACCAGCAGCCGCTGATGCA
The window above is part of the Marinobacter nanhaiticus D15-8W genome. Proteins encoded here:
- a CDS encoding isovaleryl-CoA dehydrogenase; translation: MNAANPSFQTRNDGQQDDAQSNTASQGVERYLATTHEVFNQPPVLENYNLFEQDQALREGTAREGAEWAQGELTAYGELTGRADIIELGFLANENKPAFHTHDRFGHRQDLVKFHPAYHQLMDMALTHGLHSSPWSDPGQGAHVARAAKYYMHSQVEAAHCCPVTMTFAAMPSIQKQPELAKIWAPKITARAYDPRNVPDSQKTAVTIGMAMTEKQGGSDVRANSTRAYPLGKGGPGEAYELVGHKWFVSAPMCDAFLVLAQAPGGLSCFLMPRWRPDGSKNPWQVQRLKNKMGNVANASSEAELRGALAWMVGDEGRGVPTIIEMVAMTRFDCMIGSSAGMRQAAAQALHHCRHREAFGARLNQQPLMQNVLADLALESEAALAMTLRVARALDNQDQQQERLFTRLATPVGKYWICKRTPNHAYEAMECIGGSGVMEDCIMPRLLRESPVNAIWEGSGNVQCLDTLRALQKSPDSLQAYFDEVGEARGSDPRLDRFVTQLQNDFTRTEDIQYRARNLVDRLALALQASLLVRHSPTAVADAFCASRLESHGGLNIGNLPPGTDAAGIIERATPVVD
- a CDS encoding TetR/AcrR family transcriptional regulator — protein: MAYRETEKMRLRKAEVRQRILSCAHQCVAEGGFRNAQINQVAEMAGVATGTVYRHFESKAELFAEVFRIATQREVDKVGEALAGDGSAPERLERALRQFAERALHGPVMAWALIAEPVDPQVEGERLTYRRAYAEYFEQAIGEGIGEGSLPAQDARLSATCLVGAIAESLVGPLSPTQQTPQQDRPDAFDDRQIKALVEPIIDFCLQGVTGQRRKLS
- a CDS encoding FAD-dependent oxidoreductase encodes the protein MKASRKVILLVAIILLVVLFFAFDLGRFFSLDYIVEQRDVLQQEVDQHPGISGIIFFLIYVAVTGLSLPGAAVMTVLGGALFGLFFGLVLVSFASAIGATLAFLASRVLFRDTVQRRFGDSLRTVNKGVEQDGSFYLFGLRLVPLFPFFVINLVMGLTPMKTLRFYWVSQLGMLPGTIVYVNAGTQLGQVDSLGGILSPQLIGSFVLLAIFPIIARSIMNLIKRRRLLKNYSRPDAFDRNLIVIGAGSAGLVTAYIAAATKASVTLIEKHKMGGDCLNTGCVPSKTLIKSARIAHDARRGGQFGVETLGVNVDFPAVMERVQSVIKTIEPHDSIERYTSLGVDCVTGEARIVDPWRVEVDGKTLTTRNIVIATGARPFVPPIPGIDLVPYYTSDTVWELRQAPKNLLILGGGPIGCELAQAFARLDVPVVQIDQAPRILSREDDDAAQLVTGSLVADGVDLRTGARAERFEKDGDSYRLIYQQDGEEKQVEFDTLLLAVGRKANTESLGLEALGIETNDNGTLQVDETLQTRIPGIYACGDVAGPYQFTHAAAHQAWYASVNSLFGSFKTFKVDYRVLPWTTFTDPEVARVGLNEQEAKEQGVAFEVTTYSLDELDRAIAEGETEGFVKVLTPPGKDRILGATVVGNHAGELITEFISAMKHGYGLNKILGTIHVYPTLSEANKFAAGNWKKAHAPESALRWLERFHAWRRA
- a CDS encoding lipase secretion chaperone, producing the protein MPPILRYLLVFAAIIAVISGAAWLLDPEVPAESPVAPESSTAKLPAKRSTQAPSQLLGTVDKTRLPEQLPGSLQGTQAPSGWLKVDRDNRLMVTPALRGMFEYYLAALGEESLPQLVARIDRALEALPEPARSEANELLGQYLDYKLAVGELETRAGEAGSLQSAEQQLQAIRDLRREYLGEVAAEAFFAREEAIDRFQVRRREIMDNRSLSDAERKAQLAAAESELPESLQEARAESRKFMTYQARLEALQDDPNATEADISRLRESTFGAEIAQRLEDVEQAREDWQRRWAAYRSDLAALESAGLAEPERKAEVQRLRDQYFSEQEQVRVQALDSVN
- the hemB gene encoding porphobilinogen synthase codes for the protein MFSSSQRVFPASRPRRNRKDDFTRRMVRENRLTTDNLIYPVFVIEGENAREAVPSMPGVERLTIDLLVEEARELVRLGIPAIALFPVTPPEIKNLDGSAAWDRDGLAQRAVRAIKQACPELGVITDVALDPFTTHGQDGIIDDDGYVLNDITVEALVRQALSHADAGADMVAPSDMMDGRVGAIREALEEAGHHNTRILAYSAKYASSYYGPFRDAVGSAANLGKGNKATYQMDPGNSDEALHEVAIDLAEGADMVMIKPGMPYLDIVHRVKHELKVPTFVYQVSGEYAMHMAAAQNGWLDGDAVMMESLLCLRRAGADAILTYFAKRAAQILGGDPS